The following proteins are encoded in a genomic region of Nocardioides sp. cx-173:
- a CDS encoding SCO4848 family membrane protein, producing MRFERKHAVLLLAVAAWNVVTFGQFARNLWSAYDSGEDRATGYWVAHSVLIVVNIAIAAILGSLGWKALRATRR from the coding sequence ATGAGGTTCGAGCGCAAGCACGCCGTCCTGCTGCTGGCCGTCGCGGCGTGGAACGTCGTCACCTTCGGCCAGTTCGCCCGCAACCTGTGGTCGGCCTACGACTCCGGCGAGGACCGCGCCACCGGCTACTGGGTCGCGCACTCGGTCCTGATCGTCGTCAACATCGCCATCGCCGCCATCCTGGGCTCCCTCGGCTGGAAGGCCCTGCGCGCCACCCGCAGGTGA
- a CDS encoding SRPBCC family protein codes for MTTDGKITVQRTIDASTSAVFDVLSNPARHAELDGSGFVLSDERSDRITANGQKFRMNMTGEHMGGDYQTDNLVTAYDPNKMIGWQTAPAGQEPPGWEWLWELQAQGADSTDVRLTYDWSKVTDQALLQKVGFPLVSQAQLEDSLGNLASAVAG; via the coding sequence ATGACCACCGACGGAAAGATCACTGTCCAGCGCACGATCGACGCCTCCACGAGCGCGGTGTTCGACGTCTTGTCGAACCCCGCCCGGCATGCCGAGCTCGACGGGAGCGGCTTCGTCCTCAGCGACGAGCGCAGCGACCGGATCACCGCCAACGGCCAGAAGTTCCGGATGAACATGACCGGGGAGCACATGGGCGGCGACTACCAGACCGACAACCTGGTCACGGCCTACGACCCGAACAAGATGATCGGCTGGCAGACCGCGCCCGCCGGCCAGGAGCCTCCGGGCTGGGAGTGGCTGTGGGAGCTCCAGGCCCAGGGCGCCGACAGCACCGACGTACGCCTGACCTACGACTGGAGCAAGGTCACCGACCAGGCGCTGCTGCAGAAGGTCGGCTTCCCGCTCGTCTCCCAGGCCCAGCTCGAGGACTCGCTCGGCAACCTGGCCTCCGCGGTCGCCGGGTGA
- a CDS encoding succinate dehydrogenase/fumarate reductase iron-sulfur subunit: MKFTLNIWRQPDAVTAGRIHTYELDEVSEDMSFLEMLDVLNEDLNAKGEEPVAFDSDCREGICGSCGLMINGEAHGPEVTTTCQLHMRSFKDGDSITIEPWRAEAFPVIKDLIVDRSAFDRIIQQGGYISVNTGAAPDAHATPVPKDKADRAFDVATCISCGACVAACPNGSASLFVGAKITHLGELPQGQAERDTRVVNMVAQHDAEGFGGCTNIGECTASCPKEIPLDVISRLNWDLHAALRHGK, encoded by the coding sequence GTGAAATTCACTCTGAACATCTGGCGCCAGCCTGACGCGGTCACCGCCGGCCGGATCCACACCTATGAGCTCGACGAGGTCTCGGAGGACATGTCCTTCCTGGAGATGCTCGACGTCCTCAACGAGGACCTCAACGCCAAGGGCGAGGAGCCGGTCGCGTTCGACTCGGACTGTCGCGAGGGCATCTGCGGCAGCTGCGGGCTGATGATCAACGGCGAGGCCCACGGGCCCGAGGTCACCACCACCTGCCAGCTCCACATGCGCTCCTTCAAGGACGGCGACTCGATCACCATCGAGCCGTGGCGCGCCGAGGCGTTCCCGGTCATCAAGGACCTGATCGTCGACCGCAGCGCCTTCGATCGGATCATCCAGCAGGGCGGCTACATCTCGGTCAACACCGGAGCGGCGCCCGACGCCCACGCCACCCCGGTGCCGAAGGACAAGGCCGACCGGGCCTTCGACGTCGCCACCTGCATCAGCTGCGGCGCCTGCGTCGCGGCCTGCCCCAACGGCTCGGCCTCGCTGTTCGTCGGCGCGAAGATCACCCACCTCGGCGAGCTGCCCCAGGGCCAGGCCGAGCGCGACACCCGCGTCGTCAACATGGTCGCCCAGCACGACGCCGAGGGCTTCGGCGGCTGCACCAACATCGGCGAGTGCACCGCCTCGTGCCCCAAGGAGATCCCCCTCGACGTGATCTCCCGCCTCAACTGGGACCTCCACGCGGCCCTCCGCCACGGCAAGTGA
- a CDS encoding MIP/aquaporin family protein, with the protein MSQTDAPPAPAPPTTGQKFAAETLGTFVLVLFGCGSFLIASQRYGSEFADASLLLITSIGLSFGFAVAVMIYAFGRISGGHFNPAVTVGAALSGRMAWSQTPVYIGGQLLGAIVAGGVLLVFGLGFDGFEAFDTSLGANGWGDDGTGYALWAALLIELVLTAIFVLVILAVTDERNEHPGMAPLVIGLTLAAIHFVAIPATGTSVNPARSIGPALFSGTDPIIQVWVFILGPLLGAAAAGLLYPAIFGRATDPVPGSGLNFGRPGVAAVPGYGMPDQYQQQWNQQNPAYPAAHAAAPAEQQASAQQGGWGEQPIIQDGWQWDPQAQQWIPAQQQAPQAPQAQWPHPDAGGGQTQVRPPDGV; encoded by the coding sequence ATGTCACAGACCGACGCACCCCCAGCTCCCGCACCCCCGACGACCGGCCAGAAGTTCGCAGCGGAGACGCTCGGCACCTTCGTGCTCGTCCTCTTCGGCTGCGGCTCCTTCCTGATCGCCAGCCAGCGCTACGGCTCCGAGTTCGCCGACGCGTCGCTGCTGCTGATCACCTCCATCGGCCTGTCCTTCGGCTTCGCGGTAGCCGTCATGATCTACGCCTTCGGCCGGATCTCCGGCGGCCACTTCAACCCGGCCGTCACCGTCGGCGCCGCCCTGAGCGGCCGCATGGCGTGGAGCCAGACCCCCGTCTACATCGGTGGCCAGCTGCTCGGGGCGATCGTCGCGGGCGGTGTGCTGCTGGTCTTCGGCCTCGGGTTCGACGGCTTCGAGGCCTTCGACACCAGCCTGGGCGCCAACGGCTGGGGTGACGACGGCACCGGGTACGCGCTGTGGGCCGCGCTGCTGATCGAGCTCGTCCTCACCGCGATCTTCGTGCTGGTCATCCTCGCCGTCACCGACGAGCGCAACGAGCACCCCGGCATGGCGCCGCTGGTGATCGGCCTGACGCTGGCGGCCATCCACTTCGTCGCCATCCCCGCCACCGGCACGTCGGTCAACCCCGCCCGCTCCATCGGCCCGGCCCTCTTCTCCGGCACCGACCCGATCATCCAGGTCTGGGTCTTCATCCTCGGCCCGCTCCTGGGCGCCGCGGCCGCCGGTCTGCTCTACCCCGCGATCTTCGGGCGCGCCACCGACCCGGTCCCCGGCTCCGGGCTGAACTTCGGCCGGCCCGGCGTGGCGGCCGTGCCCGGCTACGGCATGCCCGACCAGTACCAGCAGCAGTGGAACCAGCAGAACCCCGCCTACCCGGCCGCCCACGCGGCCGCGCCGGCCGAGCAGCAGGCCTCCGCCCAGCAGGGCGGCTGGGGGGAGCAGCCGATCATCCAGGACGGCTGGCAGTGGGACCCCCAGGCCCAGCAGTGGATCCCGGCCCAGCAGCAGGCGCCCCAGGCCCCGCAGGCTCAGTGGCCCCACCCCGACGCCGGCGGCGGCCAGACCCAGGTCCGCCCGCCCGACGGCGTCTAG
- a CDS encoding malate dehydrogenase, with product MSSAPLKVAVTGAAGQIGYSLLFRLASGSLLGDRPIELRLLEITPALKTLEGVVMELDDCAFPNLAGIEIGDDAEKIFDGVNLALLVGARPRGPGMERGDLLSANGAIFTAQGKALNAVAADDVRIGVTGNPANTNALIALKNAPDIPQERFSALTRLDHNRAISQLAAKTGAAVTDIKKMTIWGNHSATQYPDLFHAEIGGRNAAEVVGDQAWIENDFIPTVAKRGAAIIEARGSSSAASAASATVDAARDWLLGSAADDWVSMAVVSDGSYGVPEGLVSSFPVTTKDGDWEIVQGLEIDEFSRGRIDASTAELDDERQAVTELGLI from the coding sequence GTGAGCTCAGCCCCGTTGAAGGTCGCCGTCACCGGTGCCGCCGGCCAGATCGGCTACAGCCTGCTCTTCCGTCTCGCGAGCGGCTCGCTGCTCGGCGACCGCCCCATCGAGCTGCGGCTGCTCGAGATCACGCCCGCGCTGAAGACGCTCGAGGGCGTCGTGATGGAGCTCGACGACTGCGCCTTCCCGAACCTCGCCGGCATCGAGATCGGCGACGACGCCGAGAAGATCTTCGACGGCGTCAACCTCGCCCTCCTGGTCGGCGCCCGCCCCCGCGGCCCGGGCATGGAGCGCGGCGACCTGCTCTCGGCCAACGGCGCGATCTTCACCGCCCAGGGCAAGGCGCTCAACGCCGTCGCCGCCGACGACGTGCGCATCGGCGTGACCGGCAACCCGGCCAACACCAACGCGCTCATCGCGCTGAAGAACGCCCCCGACATCCCGCAGGAGCGCTTCTCGGCGCTGACCCGCCTGGACCACAACCGCGCGATCTCCCAGCTCGCGGCCAAGACCGGCGCGGCCGTCACCGACATCAAGAAGATGACGATCTGGGGCAACCACTCCGCGACCCAGTACCCCGACCTGTTCCACGCCGAGATCGGCGGCCGCAACGCCGCCGAGGTCGTGGGCGACCAGGCCTGGATCGAGAACGACTTCATCCCGACCGTCGCCAAGCGCGGCGCCGCGATCATCGAGGCCCGCGGCTCGTCCTCGGCCGCCTCGGCCGCCTCCGCCACCGTCGACGCCGCCCGCGACTGGCTGCTCGGCTCCGCCGCCGACGACTGGGTTTCCATGGCCGTCGTCTCCGACGGCTCCTACGGCGTCCCGGAGGGCCTGGTCTCCTCGTTCCCCGTCACCACCAAGGACGGCGACTGGGAGATCGTCCAGGGTCTCGAGATCGATGAGTTCTCGCGCGGACGCATCGACGCGTCCACCGCCGAGCTCGACGACGAGCGCCAGGCCGTCACCGAGTTGGGTCTCATCTGA
- a CDS encoding NADP-dependent isocitrate dehydrogenase, with amino-acid sequence MAKIIYTHTDEAPLLATYSFLPIIAAYAAKAGVDVETRDISLAGRILAQFPDRLTDEQRVDDALAELGELATTPEANIIKLPNISASVPQLKAAIKELQEQGYDIPDFPESADSDEDKAARAAYDKVKGSAVNPVLREGNSDRRAPASVKNYAKAHPHRMGKWSPDSKTNVATMGKDDFFSNEKSVVVEKNDTLRIEHEAADGTVTVLKESVPVLAGEVVDGTFMNVAALRRFLTEQIARAKADDVLFSVHLKATMMKVSDPVIFGHAVQAFFPTLFEQYGEQLAAAGISPNDGLGALLDATASLPEGDAIKAAVQQGLADGPAMAMVDSDKGITNLHVPSDVIIDASMPAMIRQSGHMWGPDGEEADTLAVIPDSSYAGVYQTVLDDCRAHGAFDPATMGSVPNVGLMAKAAEEYGSHDKTFEAPAAGTIRVVDGSGTTLIEHTVEPGDIWRACQTKDAPIRDWVKLAVTRARATGSPAIFWLDERRAHDANLIAKVTEYLAEHDTEGLTIEIMPPAEATAYSLERIRRGEDTISVTGNVLRDYNTDLFPILELGTSAKMLSVVPLMNGGGLFETGAGGSAPKHVQQLVKENYLRWDSLGEFFALAASLDHLADFADNKGAKVLAATLDKATETFLNEDKSPTRKIGGIDNRGSHFYLALYWAQEIAAQTEDPDLAAVFKPFAESLAANEDKIVSELNAVQGKPADIGGYYRPDDAKAEAVMRPSSTFNEALAAL; translated from the coding sequence ATGGCCAAGATCATCTACACCCACACCGATGAGGCGCCGCTGCTGGCGACGTACTCCTTCCTGCCGATCATCGCGGCGTACGCCGCCAAGGCCGGCGTGGACGTCGAGACGCGGGACATCTCCCTGGCGGGCCGGATCCTCGCGCAGTTCCCCGACCGCCTCACCGACGAGCAGCGCGTCGACGACGCGCTCGCCGAGCTCGGCGAGCTGGCCACGACGCCCGAGGCCAACATCATCAAGCTGCCCAACATCTCCGCCTCCGTGCCGCAGCTCAAGGCCGCGATCAAGGAGCTGCAGGAGCAGGGCTACGACATCCCGGACTTCCCCGAGAGCGCCGACTCCGACGAGGACAAGGCCGCGCGCGCCGCCTACGACAAGGTGAAGGGGTCCGCGGTCAACCCGGTCCTGCGCGAGGGCAACTCCGACCGCCGGGCTCCGGCCTCGGTGAAGAACTACGCGAAGGCGCACCCGCACCGCATGGGCAAGTGGAGCCCCGACTCCAAGACCAACGTGGCCACGATGGGCAAGGACGACTTCTTCTCGAACGAGAAGAGCGTCGTCGTCGAGAAGAACGACACGCTGCGCATCGAGCACGAGGCCGCCGACGGCACCGTCACGGTGCTCAAGGAGTCGGTGCCGGTGCTCGCCGGCGAGGTCGTCGACGGCACCTTCATGAACGTGGCGGCGCTGCGCCGCTTCCTGACCGAGCAGATCGCGCGGGCCAAGGCCGACGACGTGCTGTTCTCCGTGCACCTCAAGGCCACCATGATGAAGGTCTCCGACCCGGTCATCTTCGGCCACGCCGTGCAGGCGTTCTTCCCCACGCTCTTCGAGCAGTACGGCGAGCAGCTCGCCGCCGCGGGGATCTCGCCCAACGACGGTCTGGGCGCCCTGCTCGACGCGACCGCCTCGCTGCCCGAGGGCGACGCCATCAAGGCCGCCGTCCAGCAGGGGCTCGCCGACGGCCCCGCGATGGCGATGGTCGACTCCGACAAGGGCATCACCAACCTGCACGTGCCCTCCGACGTCATCATCGACGCCTCGATGCCGGCGATGATCCGCCAGTCCGGCCACATGTGGGGCCCCGACGGCGAGGAGGCCGACACCCTCGCGGTGATCCCGGACTCCTCCTACGCCGGCGTCTACCAGACCGTGCTCGACGACTGCCGCGCCCACGGCGCCTTCGACCCCGCCACGATGGGCTCGGTCCCCAACGTCGGCCTGATGGCCAAGGCGGCGGAGGAGTACGGCTCCCACGACAAGACCTTCGAGGCGCCCGCGGCCGGGACGATCCGGGTCGTCGACGGCTCCGGCACCACGCTGATCGAGCACACCGTGGAGCCCGGCGACATCTGGCGCGCCTGCCAGACCAAGGACGCCCCGATCCGCGACTGGGTGAAGCTCGCCGTGACCCGCGCCCGGGCCACCGGCTCGCCGGCCATCTTCTGGCTGGACGAGAGGCGCGCCCACGACGCGAACCTGATCGCCAAGGTCACCGAGTACCTCGCCGAGCACGACACCGAGGGTCTGACCATCGAGATCATGCCGCCGGCCGAGGCGACGGCGTACTCCCTGGAGCGCATCCGCCGGGGCGAGGACACGATCTCGGTCACCGGCAACGTGCTGCGCGACTACAACACCGACCTCTTCCCGATCCTGGAGCTCGGCACCTCGGCCAAGATGCTCTCGGTCGTGCCGCTCATGAACGGCGGCGGCCTGTTCGAGACCGGTGCCGGCGGCTCCGCGCCCAAGCACGTCCAGCAGCTGGTGAAGGAGAACTACCTGCGCTGGGACAGCCTGGGCGAGTTCTTCGCGCTGGCCGCGAGCCTGGACCACCTGGCCGACTTCGCGGACAACAAGGGCGCCAAGGTGCTCGCGGCGACGCTCGACAAGGCGACCGAGACCTTCCTCAACGAGGACAAGTCCCCGACCCGCAAGATCGGCGGCATCGACAACCGCGGCTCGCACTTCTACCTCGCCCTCTACTGGGCCCAGGAGATCGCGGCCCAGACCGAGGACCCCGACCTGGCCGCGGTGTTCAAGCCGTTCGCCGAGTCGCTGGCGGCCAACGAGGACAAGATCGTCTCCGAGCTCAACGCCGTCCAGGGCAAGCCCGCGGACATCGGGGGCTACTACCGCCCCGACGACGCGAAGGCCGAGGCCGTCATGCGCCCGTCCAGCACCTTCAACGAGGCCCTCGCCGCACTCTGA
- a CDS encoding YihY/virulence factor BrkB family protein, translating to MASFKERLSARMTRVRERRPIIDHLVRMQEHYGGVKAGQQAGAVTYFGFLSFFPILALSFAVVGWISKVYPDARDTTVEAIQSVFPGMIGNGEGQIALADIEGAAGAAVGFGLLGVAYAGLGWLSSLRDALLVTFEMPSFEQPSFVVGKLRDVVTLVAVGVTLLLSVAISGVVAGGSEQVLEWLGLGVALKPLLWVLGVVVGLLASTVLFLALFRLLADPHTPKRSLASGALLGAVGFEILKLLSSTLLKTTQGQPAFQAFGIALILVVWINYFSRVVLYAAAWAHTSPAARAARVEEPVAVQGPQVPSLTDLPATSVAGERPPGAGSWKGPFVAGAGAMLALTAVMRKKEHP from the coding sequence ATGGCCTCCTTCAAGGAACGACTCTCCGCGCGCATGACGCGCGTGCGCGAGCGACGTCCGATCATCGACCACCTGGTGCGCATGCAGGAGCACTACGGCGGGGTGAAGGCCGGGCAGCAGGCGGGGGCCGTCACCTACTTCGGCTTCCTGTCCTTCTTCCCGATCCTGGCGCTGTCCTTCGCGGTGGTCGGCTGGATCTCGAAGGTCTACCCCGACGCGCGTGACACCACCGTCGAGGCGATCCAGTCGGTCTTCCCCGGGATGATCGGCAACGGCGAGGGCCAGATCGCCCTGGCCGACATCGAGGGCGCCGCCGGCGCGGCCGTGGGCTTCGGGCTCCTCGGCGTCGCGTACGCCGGCCTGGGCTGGCTCTCCAGCCTGCGCGACGCCCTGCTGGTGACCTTCGAGATGCCGAGCTTCGAGCAGCCCAGCTTCGTGGTCGGCAAGCTCCGTGACGTGGTGACGCTGGTGGCCGTCGGCGTCACCCTGCTGCTGAGCGTGGCGATCTCCGGGGTGGTGGCGGGCGGGTCCGAGCAGGTGCTCGAGTGGCTGGGCCTCGGCGTGGCGCTGAAGCCGCTCCTGTGGGTCCTCGGCGTGGTCGTCGGACTGCTCGCCAGCACCGTGCTGTTCCTCGCCCTGTTCCGGCTGCTTGCGGACCCGCACACGCCGAAGCGCTCGCTGGCGTCGGGCGCTCTGCTCGGTGCGGTCGGCTTCGAGATCCTCAAGCTGTTGTCGAGCACGCTGCTCAAGACGACCCAGGGGCAGCCGGCCTTCCAGGCGTTCGGGATCGCGCTGATCCTGGTCGTCTGGATCAACTACTTCTCGCGGGTCGTCCTGTACGCCGCCGCCTGGGCGCACACCTCACCGGCGGCCCGGGCCGCCCGCGTCGAGGAGCCGGTGGCCGTGCAGGGGCCGCAGGTGCCGTCCCTGACCGATCTCCCTGCGACGTCCGTCGCGGGGGAGCGCCCGCCGGGTGCAGGCTCTTGGAAGGGCCCGTTCGTCGCCGGGGCCGGCGCCATGCTGGCCCTGACCGCTGTCATGAGGAAGAAGGAGCATCCATGA
- a CDS encoding 2'-5' RNA ligase family protein, producing MPTIGVAVAIPEPWATELQDYRTSVGDATATMIPTHITLVPPTELDDDGLAIVEEHLARAAEKVPAFTVHLRGTGTFRPVSPVVFVTLVRGISECELLADAVRQGPLATDLEFPFHPHVTVAHHLDDDRLDQAFAELSGFECEFDVHEFHLYVHDTEHGWRPTRQFQLCPAD from the coding sequence ATGCCGACAATCGGAGTGGCCGTAGCGATCCCGGAGCCCTGGGCTACCGAGCTGCAGGACTACCGGACCTCCGTCGGCGACGCCACGGCCACGATGATCCCCACGCACATCACGCTCGTGCCGCCCACCGAGCTCGACGACGACGGTCTCGCGATCGTCGAGGAGCACCTCGCCCGCGCCGCCGAGAAGGTGCCGGCGTTCACCGTGCACCTGCGCGGCACCGGCACCTTCCGCCCGGTCTCGCCGGTGGTCTTCGTGACCCTGGTCCGCGGCATCTCCGAGTGCGAGCTGCTCGCCGACGCCGTACGCCAGGGGCCCCTGGCCACCGACCTGGAGTTCCCGTTCCACCCCCACGTCACCGTCGCGCACCATCTCGACGACGACCGCCTGGACCAGGCCTTCGCCGAGCTGTCGGGCTTCGAGTGCGAGTTCGACGTGCACGAGTTCCACCTGTACGTGCACGACACGGAGCACGGGTGGCGTCCTACCCGGCAGTTCCAGCTGTGCCCGGCAGACTGA
- a CDS encoding GNAT family N-acetyltransferase: MPVPVTLTDGVVTLRPHRHDDAPGVLEQCQDPLSVRWTSVPVPYSLAEAEAYVDETVALGWLADTEWSFAIEAEGRFGGTVSLRNEGAGRAEIAYGAHPWIRGTGHVHRALRLLLDWGFDTQGLTAVIWWSHRGNWASRRTAWRLGFQVDGTVRRWLTQRDEIHDAWVGTLLREDPREPRSTWLECPVLTGDGVRLRPLVPDDAPRIQEACAEERTQHWLGQLPSPYTLEDAHAYVESRTSQLAEATGVTWAVTAPDDDRLLGTIGWFNWTPGAECEIGYWTHPDARGRGLMTRAMGLLTRHVLQDPGVARVTAYAAVDNTASRRVIEANGYRQFGVERLGALVRDGRADMALYDVLASAVAPRR; this comes from the coding sequence ATGCCTGTGCCCGTGACGCTCACCGACGGCGTCGTGACGCTCCGCCCGCACCGCCACGACGACGCCCCGGGAGTGCTCGAGCAGTGCCAGGACCCCCTGTCGGTCCGGTGGACGTCGGTGCCGGTCCCCTACTCGCTGGCCGAGGCGGAGGCCTACGTGGACGAGACCGTGGCGCTGGGCTGGCTCGCTGACACCGAGTGGTCCTTCGCCATCGAGGCGGAGGGCCGCTTCGGCGGCACGGTGTCGCTCCGCAACGAGGGCGCCGGCCGCGCCGAGATCGCGTACGGCGCTCACCCGTGGATCCGCGGCACGGGCCACGTGCACCGGGCGCTGCGGCTGCTGCTCGACTGGGGCTTCGACACCCAGGGCCTCACCGCGGTCATCTGGTGGTCCCACCGCGGCAACTGGGCCTCGCGCCGGACCGCCTGGCGGCTCGGCTTCCAGGTGGACGGCACGGTACGGCGCTGGCTCACCCAGCGCGACGAGATCCACGACGCCTGGGTAGGCACGCTGCTGCGCGAGGACCCGCGCGAGCCCCGGTCCACGTGGCTGGAGTGCCCGGTGCTCACCGGCGACGGCGTCCGCCTGCGACCGCTCGTCCCCGACGACGCTCCCCGCATCCAGGAGGCCTGCGCGGAGGAGCGCACCCAGCACTGGCTCGGACAGCTGCCCAGCCCCTACACGCTCGAGGACGCCCACGCCTACGTGGAGTCGCGCACCTCCCAGCTCGCCGAGGCCACCGGCGTCACCTGGGCGGTCACCGCACCCGACGACGACCGGCTGCTCGGCACCATCGGGTGGTTCAACTGGACGCCCGGCGCCGAGTGCGAGATCGGCTACTGGACCCACCCGGACGCGCGCGGTCGCGGGCTGATGACGCGGGCCATGGGTCTCCTCACCCGGCATGTCCTCCAGGACCCTGGCGTGGCCCGCGTGACGGCGTACGCCGCCGTGGACAACACGGCGTCACGGCGCGTCATCGAGGCCAACGGCTACCGGCAGTTCGGCGTCGAGCGCCTGGGGGCCCTCGTCCGCGACGGCCGCGCCGACATGGCCCTCTACGACGTGCTGGCCTCGGCAGTCGCGCCGCGTCGGTGA
- a CDS encoding MFS transporter, with amino-acid sequence MTSTLGATPAAPPRATHAGLALLALAMGGFAIGTTEFVTMGLLPQIAEGVDVSIPTGGHLISAYALGVVAGVPVLALFGARLPRRALLIGLMAAYGLFNVLTAVASSYHLVLVARFLDGMPHGAYFGVASLVAASLAPPGRTGRWVAAVMLGLSFANVLGVPAATWLGQQAGWRAAYAAVAVIAAVTVAMILAFVPSCPGDAEATGRRELSSFMRNGQAWLTLLAGAVGFGGLFATYSYIAPIVTDVGDLGEGTVPVFVLAFGLGMVAGTWLAGELAAWSVFGSLIWSGVGSAVVMLVFWLVAPYGWWLLPVVFSVTALGSILVVNLQLRLMDVSGDAATLGASMNHASLNAANALGAWIGGVTIAAGYGYRSPALAGFGLSLLGIAVLLWSAVAHRRGATAEASTS; translated from the coding sequence ATGACCAGCACCCTCGGCGCGACGCCCGCCGCACCGCCCCGGGCCACGCACGCCGGTCTGGCGCTGCTCGCGCTGGCGATGGGCGGCTTCGCCATCGGGACGACGGAGTTCGTCACGATGGGGCTGCTGCCCCAGATCGCCGAGGGCGTGGACGTCTCGATCCCGACCGGGGGGCATCTCATCTCGGCCTACGCCCTGGGCGTGGTCGCGGGGGTGCCGGTCCTGGCGCTCTTCGGCGCCCGGCTGCCACGGCGAGCCCTGCTGATCGGGCTCATGGCGGCCTACGGGCTGTTCAACGTGCTGACCGCGGTGGCATCGAGCTACCACCTGGTGCTCGTGGCCCGCTTCCTCGACGGGATGCCGCACGGCGCCTACTTCGGCGTCGCCTCGCTCGTCGCCGCCAGCCTGGCTCCTCCGGGCCGCACCGGGCGCTGGGTCGCGGCCGTGATGCTCGGGCTGTCGTTCGCCAACGTGCTGGGGGTGCCGGCCGCGACCTGGCTGGGGCAGCAGGCCGGCTGGCGGGCGGCGTACGCCGCCGTGGCGGTCATCGCGGCCGTCACCGTCGCCATGATCCTGGCGTTCGTGCCGTCGTGCCCCGGTGACGCCGAGGCGACCGGGCGCCGCGAGCTGTCGTCGTTCATGCGCAACGGCCAGGCCTGGCTCACGCTGCTGGCCGGCGCCGTCGGCTTCGGCGGGCTGTTCGCCACGTACTCCTACATCGCGCCGATCGTCACCGACGTCGGCGACCTCGGCGAGGGCACGGTGCCGGTCTTCGTGCTGGCCTTCGGCCTCGGGATGGTCGCCGGCACCTGGCTGGCCGGCGAGCTCGCCGCCTGGTCGGTGTTCGGGTCGCTGATCTGGTCGGGCGTGGGCTCGGCGGTCGTGATGCTCGTCTTCTGGCTCGTGGCGCCCTACGGCTGGTGGCTGCTGCCGGTCGTGTTCTCGGTCACCGCCCTCGGCTCGATCCTCGTCGTCAACCTGCAGCTGCGGCTGATGGACGTCTCCGGCGACGCCGCCACGCTCGGCGCGTCGATGAACCACGCCTCGCTCAACGCCGCCAACGCGCTGGGCGCCTGGATCGGCGGCGTCACGATCGCCGCCGGCTACGGCTACCGCTCACCGGCGCTGGCCGGCTTCGGCCTCTCGCTGCTGGGCATCGCGGTGCTGCTGTGGTCGGCCGTGGCTCACCGACGCGGCGCGACTGCCGAGGCCAGCACGTCGTAG
- the trpS gene encoding tryptophan--tRNA ligase: MTTIQPQVDVPAAASGGARPRVLSGIQPTADSFHFGNYLGALRQWVDLQRDHQPFFFIADQHAITVEQDPKVLRERTLRAAAQLMAMGIDPERSAIFVQSQVPAHAQLAWVLNCLTSVGEARRMTQFKDKAAKGGEGAASVGLFTYPILQAADILLYRPHYVPVGEDQRQHLELTRDLAQRFNHRYKKTFRLPEPYILKATAKIGDLQNPTAKMSKSASSPAGIIDMLDEPQVSAKKIRSAVTDSESTVRFDPEEKPGVSNLLTIFSSLTGEGVGELEERYAGKGYGDLKSDLAEAAVEFVRPFRERTLSLLDDQAHLTAVLKQGAEQAGEVAEATLRDVYQRVGFVTAAR; encoded by the coding sequence ATGACCACGATCCAGCCCCAGGTCGACGTGCCCGCCGCAGCCTCGGGCGGGGCGCGTCCGCGGGTGCTGTCCGGCATCCAGCCGACCGCCGACTCCTTCCACTTCGGCAACTACCTCGGGGCGCTGCGGCAGTGGGTGGACCTCCAGCGTGACCACCAGCCGTTCTTCTTCATCGCCGACCAGCACGCGATCACCGTCGAGCAGGACCCCAAGGTGCTGCGCGAGCGCACGCTGCGCGCGGCCGCCCAGCTGATGGCGATGGGCATCGACCCCGAGCGCTCGGCGATCTTCGTGCAGAGCCAGGTCCCCGCCCATGCCCAGCTCGCCTGGGTGCTCAACTGCCTGACCAGCGTGGGCGAGGCGCGCCGGATGACGCAGTTCAAGGACAAGGCGGCCAAGGGCGGCGAGGGCGCGGCCAGCGTCGGCCTGTTCACCTACCCGATCCTGCAGGCGGCCGACATCCTTCTCTACCGCCCGCACTACGTGCCGGTCGGTGAAGACCAGCGCCAGCACCTCGAGCTGACCCGGGACCTGGCCCAGCGTTTCAACCACCGCTACAAGAAGACGTTCCGCCTGCCTGAGCCCTACATCCTCAAGGCCACCGCCAAGATCGGCGACCTGCAGAACCCCACCGCCAAGATGTCGAAGTCCGCGTCGTCGCCGGCCGGCATCATCGACATGCTCGACGAGCCGCAGGTGAGCGCCAAGAAGATCCGCTCCGCGGTGACCGACTCGGAATCGACGGTCCGCTTCGACCCCGAGGAGAAGCCCGGCGTCAGCAACCTGCTCACGATCTTCTCGTCGCTGACCGGCGAGGGCGTCGGCGAGCTCGAGGAGCGGTACGCCGGCAAGGGCTACGGCGACCTCAAGAGCGACCTGGCGGAGGCGGCGGTGGAGTTCGTGCGGCCGTTCCGCGAGCGCACGCTGAGCCTGCTCGACGACCAGGCGCACCTGACCGCCGTACTCAAGCAGGGTGCGGAGCAGGCAGGCGAGGTGGCGGAGGCGACGCTGCGCGACGTCTACCAGCGCGTCGGCTTCGTGACGGCCGCCCGCTAG